A genomic stretch from Alphaproteobacteria bacterium 33-17 includes:
- a CDS encoding GTPase HflX, which yields MLKKEELLKDKDNNNCLIVLPLLKLKDDPEKVEYRLDEATGLATTLDLNVVDKIVIWTKDYRPGHLLKSGKIEELKAIVASKNIALVYIDMPVTPVQQRNLEKALNAKVMDRTGIILEIFASRARTSEGKLQVRLAHLEYQKSRLVRMWTHLERQRGGLGNVGGPGETQMESDKRMIRDEIAKIKKQLEKVKQTRELHRKSRTSVPYPIVALVGYTNAGKSTLFNKLTNADVLAEDKLFATLDPTMRVIKLPSRKTIILSDTVGFISNLPTELIAAFRATLEEVIESTIILHVQDASNPEYRDHSKEVQKILKSLGITSKFYKDTIHVYNKIDLVKSKTEFKSKLCISATENINLDKLLSAIDEKLMEDDIKIRVNVKVEDSAKIAWLYANSAVISSEYDDEFGHFYISISKTNYDKWRSLYEYSE from the coding sequence ATGCTTAAAAAAGAAGAACTATTAAAAGACAAAGATAATAACAATTGCTTGATTGTTTTGCCTTTGTTAAAACTAAAAGATGACCCGGAAAAGGTTGAATACAGGCTTGATGAAGCTACGGGTCTTGCCACTACTCTTGATTTAAACGTGGTTGATAAAATAGTCATTTGGACTAAAGATTATAGACCTGGTCATTTATTAAAATCAGGTAAAATTGAAGAGCTTAAGGCAATTGTCGCTTCTAAAAATATTGCGCTTGTTTATATAGACATGCCCGTTACTCCTGTTCAGCAACGCAACTTAGAAAAAGCTCTAAATGCTAAGGTTATGGATCGAACTGGTATTATTTTAGAGATTTTTGCATCAAGGGCGCGCACAAGTGAGGGTAAACTTCAGGTAAGGCTTGCTCACCTTGAATATCAGAAAAGCCGTTTAGTTAGAATGTGGACGCACCTAGAGCGTCAGCGTGGTGGTCTTGGCAACGTTGGGGGTCCTGGTGAAACCCAGATGGAATCAGATAAACGTATGATTCGCGATGAGATTGCCAAAATTAAGAAACAGCTTGAAAAAGTAAAACAAACGCGTGAACTTCATAGAAAATCACGTACATCAGTCCCCTATCCTATCGTTGCGCTTGTTGGCTATACAAATGCTGGTAAATCTACACTTTTTAACAAGCTCACTAATGCTGATGTATTAGCAGAAGATAAGCTTTTTGCAACACTTGACCCTACTATGCGGGTAATAAAACTTCCTTCACGCAAGACTATAATACTATCAGACACAGTAGGTTTTATTTCAAATCTTCCTACAGAACTTATTGCAGCTTTTAGGGCAACCTTAGAAGAAGTCATAGAAAGCACAATCATTTTACATGTGCAGGACGCCTCAAACCCTGAGTACCGCGATCATAGTAAAGAAGTACAAAAAATTCTAAAGTCTCTTGGTATTACAAGTAAGTTTTATAAAGATACTATCCACGTATACAATAAAATTGACTTAGTAAAAAGTAAGACAGAATTCAAGTCTAAGCTTTGCATATCTGCCACAGAAAACATCAATCTAGATAAGTTGCTAAGCGCTATCGATGAAAAGCTGATGGAAGATGACATAAAAATCAGAGTTAATGTAAAGGTTGAAGATAGCGCTAAAATTGCTTGGCTTTACGCAAATAGCGCCGTTATATCTTCGGAATATGATGATGAATTTGGGCATTTTTACATATCAATTTCCAAAACCAATTATGATAAATGGAGAAGTTTATATGAGTATAGCGAATAG
- a CDS encoding ribonuclease D — MEFQLFLNDLPDNINIVGDIAIDTEAMGLNNYRDRLCLLQLSDETGKIYLVQFAKGKYDAPNLKKILSDKNRQKILHFARFDVAIIHHYLGILMENIFCTKIASKLVRTYTDSHGLKDLSRDMLGVTISKAQQSTDWGAETLTKDQLAYAASDVLHLHQLRDKLKVLLLRENRMDVAQKCFDYLPYRALLDDMGFSPDLLEH; from the coding sequence GTGGAATTTCAACTTTTTTTAAACGATTTACCAGATAATATTAATATAGTTGGTGATATTGCTATCGACACCGAAGCAATGGGTCTTAACAACTACCGTGATAGACTATGTTTACTACAACTATCTGATGAAACAGGAAAAATATATTTGGTTCAGTTTGCAAAAGGTAAATATGATGCCCCTAACCTCAAAAAAATCCTTTCAGATAAAAATCGCCAGAAAATCTTACATTTTGCAAGATTTGACGTAGCAATTATACACCATTATCTGGGTATTTTAATGGAAAATATATTTTGCACTAAAATAGCCTCAAAATTAGTTCGCACCTATACCGACAGCCACGGGCTTAAGGATCTTAGTCGTGATATGCTAGGTGTTACAATTTCTAAAGCCCAGCAATCTACAGATTGGGGGGCAGAAACCTTAACAAAAGATCAGTTAGCTTATGCTGCAAGTGATGTATTGCATCTTCACCAGTTAAGAGATAAGCTTAAAGTACTATTACTCAGAGAAAATCGTATGGACGTTGCCCAGAAATGCTTCGACTATTTACCATACAGAGCTTTACTGGATGATATGGGATTCAGCCCTGACTTACTTGAGCACTAA
- a CDS encoding LPS export ABC transporter periplasmic protein LptC codes for MRDPRLVKAVAKAEKINLYKIASVSVFIAIVVALVILSFIRSDNTKIVFKSVIDKSQEIKAAVINPILHGTDNKNQQYSIMAKKATEVSHDNVVLEDLNAELFANNGKWFSALAPVGEMDTNDSTLILKGIVQIFTGSSEELKTEKLSLNLKRGTIVSNSPVTLISNKANLTAKKMEVTSAGKKVTFDGKVRMKIYQ; via the coding sequence ATGCGTGATCCAAGATTAGTAAAGGCAGTAGCTAAGGCCGAAAAAATAAACTTATACAAAATTGCTAGTGTTTCTGTATTTATAGCAATTGTTGTTGCGCTTGTTATACTTTCATTTATCCGCTCAGACAATACAAAAATAGTATTTAAATCGGTCATTGACAAAAGCCAGGAAATTAAAGCTGCCGTTATAAATCCTATTCTTCATGGAACTGATAATAAAAATCAGCAATATAGTATTATGGCAAAAAAGGCTACGGAAGTTTCGCATGACAATGTTGTTTTAGAAGATCTTAACGCTGAGCTTTTTGCTAATAATGGCAAGTGGTTTTCAGCTTTAGCGCCAGTTGGCGAGATGGATACAAACGATAGCACCCTGATCCTTAAAGGCATTGTTCAAATTTTCACAGGATCAAGTGAAGAACTTAAAACAGAAAAACTTAGCCTTAATCTTAAGAGAGGCACAATAGTTTCAAATAGCCCTGTGACTTTAATATCTAATAAAGCAAATTTAACTGCCAAAAAAATGGAAGTTACATCTGCTGGTAAAAAAGTTACATTCGACGGCAAAGTCAGAATGAAGATATATCAGTAA